From Prevotella sp. oral taxon 299 str. F0039:
AGCTAAATCAACTATAAGCGATGTGCCTTTCGTTTCTCGTTTCAACCTTGGAAACGGCTTAAAGTTTCACAATGAGGGTAAAGTTACATTCAATCACAAGTGGTATAACTTAAATACTCAAGACCTAATGCCTACTTGGCGTTGGTGGATTACGAACCAGAACGATGCCGTAAACGAATCTTCTATCTCATCATTCGTAAATACTAATCTCACATTTGATGAGGCTTACTTTGGTGGTTCGTGCTTAAATGTATCTGGAAAGAGTGCTTTTTCTAGATTAAAGCTATTCAAAACGCTACTTAAAGTACAGCCTAATTACACCTTATCAATTACTTATAAGAAGACAGGTGATATCGAACCACATGCAAAATTGTTTGTGGCGTTAAAGGGGGATCTTGCTCATTATAAGGAAGTTGCATTACCTTCAAACACAGCTTCTTTATCTTCTTGGGTGACATTCACCGCTACTATGGAGCAACTAGGAGTGCCTGCAGATAGCGAAGTGGCAATGATTGGATTGGTGTTTAACGACACTCCAGAGAATTATAACATGTATGTAGGTGAAATTGCACTACGAAATCCAGCGCAAACCTTTAACACTGTCACTCCAATAATTAAGGATGTAGATATTATTAGAGGTCGTTATAACGCTTTTGACTTTAAGATTCGCTATGCAAGTGCAGCTGATAATAGTGCTAAAAAGGTGTATAATGATGATGTAGATACATGGTATTATGAAATTTACATGCAGCCTTTAAACGAGAATCCACAGCTTCTAACAGCCACAACATCATGGGCTGCTTATGTCGTTGATGCTCCTTTAAATCCTGAAGATGAAGTAAGAAAGGTGCGTTTAGGTGTTAGAGCCATTGCACCTGACGGCAAAGCAGCAACCGATATCGTTTGGAGTGATTATAAAGAGATACCTTATAACCAAATGATTAGCGATATTGTGGTAGATAAAAAGGTAGTAAAACCAAACGAAAAGTTCAAGATTGTGATGGTTGATAAGAGAGCTCCTGCAGCGCAAAATATATCAATTGTTAATCCAAGAAATGGAGAAGTTATTGCGCAATCAAGTAACTCTCGAGTTTGTGAAGCGCAAATTTCTCAAGTTGGTTTGTATGATCTTTTATTGACAGATGCCAACGGAAACCAAACAACGACACGAGGAATGATTCAGATAACACCAGAAACAACTGGTTCTGTACCTGTTATTGAAAAGGTCATGGCAGATAAAAAACAAGTTAAAACCAATGAATCTGTAACCTTATCTTATGTTGGAAAAGAGGGAGAAGGCAAGGTTTCAAGAGCTTTAATTGTGAAAGACCCAGAGATGTTGTACATTCCTGGTGACATACAAGTGGGCAAAACCTATTCTTATGCATTGTGGTTTAAAGTGGAAAAGTTTGGACACGATAAGCAAGGAACCAACCTTATCAATAAAAATACAATATTCGATTCATGGCCCCACAATAACTGGGGTGACCTATGGGTAACTATTCGTCCTGAAATGCCTGGTCACTTAGCTAATGAAATTTCATTTAATACAATGGGATGGGAGCGACATGATAATCCAAATGAGGCGATGATGTCTAATGGTTATCAAGTTTCTCCAGGTGTTTGGACCCATGTTGTGGTGACACACGATAGTAATAACAAGCAAAAGCTATACTTCAATGGTAAGAAAGTGGCAGAAACTACTTTTGATGCAAGTATCAGACGTGAAGAAGCTCCTTACTATCAGATCCGTAAAAGTAAAACTGCTCACATCTTTATAGGTGGAGGTGGCGTTTATAAGGCTGGTTTAAACGGCTATGTAGACGAAGTTCAAGTGTGGGATAAAGCCCTTACTGACGAAGAAGTTTTGCAGGCAATGCAAGGCTATTCAAAAGAAAATGTACCTCAAAATCTAAAGGGCTATTATACATTTGAAGAGAAAGCAGAAAATGGTTTCTACTACAATTGGGGTTCTGCAGGTAGGGATAAATTTAGTGGAATTGTAACAATGGAAGGCAGTGGTGGAGAAGATACCAGTAAAGCGTTCTATCAAAAGCGTGTATCTAACAACGATGTCTTGGGCTACCCTGGTATTATTGGTAGCTTAGATGTAACAACTAAGGCTCAATGGAACGTGGAAGGAGCAGCCATTACACCACAAAATAAAACTGCAAATGCCACCTTCTCTCAACCAGGAACATATAAAGCAGAGCTAACATTGCAGAATCGTTGGGGAGAAGCAACCATGCAATTAGAAGACAATATCGAAGTGTCTGGTTTACCAAACGATGTCAATTCAATTGAGGCTAGCACTCTTTTAGTAGATATTTCAAAAACTTCTACATCAAGTAGTTTGCATTTACACTTTGCAGAAGCAGGTTCTTACCAAGTGCAACTCATCAATAGTGCAGGTGCAATGTTGCTCCAACGCAACATCAATGTATCTTCAGATGCCAGCGAAGCAATTGCTTTTGAAGGTGAAACAGGCGTTTATGTCCTTAGAATATTAAAAGAAGGAAAGCCTTATAAGATATTAAAATTAGTGAAGAAGTAATTTATCTAAGAATCAAGAACGCTAATATTGAAAACGATTTGATGATGGGGAGAGCCTTAATGGTTCTCCCTTTTCTTATACCTTCATTCGTGTTTTGCCTCCTTTAAAATCGTTTTCAAACGATATGCTTTACGCTTGTTTCCTAAAAAGATAGAGCGTTTATTTCAATGTCAAGCAACTGCGTATGCAAACACAATGCAATTGCCCTTTAAAAGCAATGCTTTTGAGGTGTAATATTATTGCTTTTGCCCGCCAATATCAATGCTATTGCAAGACATAAATAAAAAGATTATAGTATAAAAAGAGAAAAATAAAGATTTATGTAGTTGAATATCTTAACAAAATTGTATGATATGGTTAAAACAAAAGTCTAAAGAAAATACAATATTATCCTATTAATAATAGAATAATCACTCAATAAAGTGCATTAAGATCGGTAGGTATAACATTGCTCAAAGGCATACTTTAACATTCAAATCTTTGTAAGTTTAAGTAAAAACTATTATCTTTGCAAGCACAAAGAACAACACATTTGGGGTTGTGTCGGTTTGATTGGGATACTCATCAAATTATTTCAGAAAACCGAGATTGTTTCTTTTGTTAATGGCGGGCCATATAAATCTCTTTTAAAAGAGGCTAAGCTGCAAAGCCGATGGATTACAAAGACGGAGAACACTCAAATCTTTTTTAGCTCGGAGTTTCATCACATCATCGAGCAACCCCTTTCAAATAGAGGCAGGAAACATTTTCCCTGCCTTTTTATATATATCAAAAAGGAAAATAATATGTTCTCGGGAATTATTGAAGAAATGGCAACCGTCGTGGCAATAGTACACGACAAAGAGAATATTCACTTTACACTTGAATGTTCGTTTACCAACGAATTGAAGATAGATCAAAGTGTTGCACACAACGGGGTGTGCTTAACTGTTGTTGAACTAGATGGCAACCGCTATACTGTTACTGCAATGAAAGAAACCATTATACGTAGTAATTTGGGATTATGGAACGTTGGCGACAAAGTGAATGTAGAGCGTTCGATGCAGATGAATGGTAGACTTGATGGGCATATTGTTCAAGGTCATGTGGATACTACAGCGATTTGCAGTGCGATAGAAGATGCAAATGGTTCTACTTATTTTACCTTTAGTTATGAATTTGACAAAGAACAGGCTTCGAGAGGCTATTTCACTGTAGATAAAGGCTCGGTTACTGTTAATGGAGTTTCATTGACCGTGGTGTCGCCTACACGTGATTCTTTCAAGGTAGCAATCATTCCTTACACAAAAGAACATACCAACTTTTGTGCGATTGAATTAGGAAGTGTTGTGAATTTAGAGTTCGATATTATCGGAAAATACATTGCTCGTATGAATAATTTGGCATAATGTGTCATTCCAACTCAGAAGTATCAAAAGATGACCTATGCTTGTTTTCTTTTGATACTTCTTTCTTTTTTTGGGGGGGATCGCTTTCTTTTCAAATAAATATAAAGGGCATACAGCATAACACAATAAGTGTAAATACACGAAATATAATAACAAGGATAAATAAAAAAGGATATTATAGGAATATAATATTGATAGGAAAAGATACTGAAATGAAACAAACACTGGTTCCCAATAAAGGAATTCCGACGTCGTTATTATGGATTATGGCGATAATCTCGGGCGTAACAGTAGCTAACCTGTATTTTAATCAGCCCGTATTGAATATGATAAGTACAGAATTGGGTATCTCATCGCTCACCGCCAACTGGCTTCCTATCATCACACAGCTAGGCTATGCCGTAGGTCTTTTGTTCATAATACCTCTTGGAGACTTAGTGCAAGTGAGAAAAATACTAACCATCAACTTCTCGCTTCTTGCCATATCGCTTCTTGCTACCGCATTAACAAGCAATATATATACTTTGCTTTTCACTTCATTTATAATAGGTGCAGGATCGGTTATGCCTCATATCTTTATTCCAATGGCATCGCAATACTCAATACCTGAGCGCAAAACACAAAATGTGGGTATACTACTTGGAGGCTTATTAACAGGTATTTTGGCTTCAAGAGTGGTGAGTGGAATAATGGGAGAGCACTTTGGTTGGCGTGCAATTTATTATGTTGCAACCATTTTAATAGCAGTTTGTCTGGTAGTGATATTGAAAATGCTCCCTGCTTCGCCTTCTACTTTTCAAGGGAGTTATGCATCTTTAATGAAATCGATGTTGGGTTTGGTGAAGAATAACAAGGTGTTGCAAAATGTTTCTTTGCGTGCTGCTCTTTGTTTTGGCTGTTTTCAAGGAATGTGGGCAGTACTTGTGTTTAAAATGAGTGGTGAACCATTTTACGCAAGTAATGATGCTATTGGCTTATTGGGGCTTTGTGGTATGATGGGAGCACTCACTGCTACATCTATTGGTGGCTATATTAATAAATTAGGAGTGCGCACTTTCCATCTAATTGGTTGTGGAGTACTTATTGTTTCGTGGTTAGTGATGTATGTATTTCAAAACTCTTATTGGGGAATGATTCTTGGAATTATCATAATTGATGGGGGTATGCAGTGCATTCAGCTAAGTAATCAAAGTAAAGCATTGTCTCTTGTTCCTAAAGCGACAAACAGAGTGAATACCATTTTCATGACAACATTCTTCTTAGGAGCTTCTTTAGGTACCTTTATAGCAGGTTATTGCTGGGCTAAATGGGCTTGGAAAGGTGTTGCTTTTTCGGGTATTATCATGACTTTACTATCCGTTTTGCTGACGTTTTCAATGAAAGAGAAAGATTAAAATAAAAAAGAGAATAAAGAAATAACCCTGAATGGAATCTAAACTTTATTCTCTTTTGTTTTATTTCTTCTGTAAATTTATAGTTTATTCTTTTCTATTGGTATGAATCTTGTTATGAACGAAAGCTAACTGATATAAATTAGATTCTAAAAGAAATCTTTCTGGCAAAATTGTTAGATGTATATAGTTTTTATTGGATAAGTATTGTCTTTTTAATAGATCATAATGTATTTGTGGGAGATTTATGGAGGCTAAAGAAAAATAATATTTTTTTCTATTTTAATAAAGGAAATATAAGAGAAAGTTA
This genomic window contains:
- a CDS encoding LamG-like jellyroll fold domain-containing protein; its protein translation is MKTKAILTALALSCSSFTMMAQRTPTHPLDISTMDFYQWFEGFKSWTPGQPLAGVSAIDDEFYISRVKPKKRISDAEDYKVNSLADKQRKLCLWVPLDDPSVKWKAFPRYSLEGDNFSMWSYLDIHGNWSAPWARVSAGLSDVAAKNGVAVGCVLGVPETTTISFFDKPNFFNNYFNVLYGLTELDTDGSFRWTRKLIQFMKYYGINGLGINSEFFSDAETMTRLLNFFADCHKKAKEEGWEFQIHWYDLMTSSGEKSFRNSLNSQNSSILGPDNNKKVDMFFLNYKWGGVTLTSSINMAKQLPRNSYDIFAGFDIQKDGLNHYGWKSLANQPISIGFWGAHAQSLLHQSATDEGTEDIAIQRAYQKKLELVFSGGNRNPAFTPELSTGTSLSNTALKKFHGLASYLTAKSTISDVPFVSRFNLGNGLKFHNEGKVTFNHKWYNLNTQDLMPTWRWWITNQNDAVNESSISSFVNTNLTFDEAYFGGSCLNVSGKSAFSRLKLFKTLLKVQPNYTLSITYKKTGDIEPHAKLFVALKGDLAHYKEVALPSNTASLSSWVTFTATMEQLGVPADSEVAMIGLVFNDTPENYNMYVGEIALRNPAQTFNTVTPIIKDVDIIRGRYNAFDFKIRYASAADNSAKKVYNDDVDTWYYEIYMQPLNENPQLLTATTSWAAYVVDAPLNPEDEVRKVRLGVRAIAPDGKAATDIVWSDYKEIPYNQMISDIVVDKKVVKPNEKFKIVMVDKRAPAAQNISIVNPRNGEVIAQSSNSRVCEAQISQVGLYDLLLTDANGNQTTTRGMIQITPETTGSVPVIEKVMADKKQVKTNESVTLSYVGKEGEGKVSRALIVKDPEMLYIPGDIQVGKTYSYALWFKVEKFGHDKQGTNLINKNTIFDSWPHNNWGDLWVTIRPEMPGHLANEISFNTMGWERHDNPNEAMMSNGYQVSPGVWTHVVVTHDSNNKQKLYFNGKKVAETTFDASIRREEAPYYQIRKSKTAHIFIGGGGVYKAGLNGYVDEVQVWDKALTDEEVLQAMQGYSKENVPQNLKGYYTFEEKAENGFYYNWGSAGRDKFSGIVTMEGSGGEDTSKAFYQKRVSNNDVLGYPGIIGSLDVTTKAQWNVEGAAITPQNKTANATFSQPGTYKAELTLQNRWGEATMQLEDNIEVSGLPNDVNSIEASTLLVDISKTSTSSSLHLHFAEAGSYQVQLINSAGAMLLQRNINVSSDASEAIAFEGETGVYVLRILKEGKPYKILKLVKK
- a CDS encoding riboflavin synthase → MFSGIIEEMATVVAIVHDKENIHFTLECSFTNELKIDQSVAHNGVCLTVVELDGNRYTVTAMKETIIRSNLGLWNVGDKVNVERSMQMNGRLDGHIVQGHVDTTAICSAIEDANGSTYFTFSYEFDKEQASRGYFTVDKGSVTVNGVSLTVVSPTRDSFKVAIIPYTKEHTNFCAIELGSVVNLEFDIIGKYIARMNNLA
- a CDS encoding MFS transporter — encoded protein: MKQTLVPNKGIPTSLLWIMAIISGVTVANLYFNQPVLNMISTELGISSLTANWLPIITQLGYAVGLLFIIPLGDLVQVRKILTINFSLLAISLLATALTSNIYTLLFTSFIIGAGSVMPHIFIPMASQYSIPERKTQNVGILLGGLLTGILASRVVSGIMGEHFGWRAIYYVATILIAVCLVVILKMLPASPSTFQGSYASLMKSMLGLVKNNKVLQNVSLRAALCFGCFQGMWAVLVFKMSGEPFYASNDAIGLLGLCGMMGALTATSIGGYINKLGVRTFHLIGCGVLIVSWLVMYVFQNSYWGMILGIIIIDGGMQCIQLSNQSKALSLVPKATNRVNTIFMTTFFLGASLGTFIAGYCWAKWAWKGVAFSGIIMTLLSVLLTFSMKEKD